Below is a genomic region from Candidatus Zymogenus saltonus.
GGAGGTGCGAGGAGAGTATGCCCTTATTTTCATCGTCGCTGACCCCGATTACGGCGGCCCCGCCCCCGTCGCCGAAGATCACCGTGACGTCCCTCCCCTCGTCGGAGAACTGAAGTCCGGTGGAGTGGACCTCCGCCCCGACAACGAGCACGTGGTCGTACATTCCGGTCTTGACGAACTGGTCTGCTATGGCCATGCCGTACATGAAGCCGGTGCACTGGTTTCTGACGTCGAGCGCCGCGACGCCTGGTATTCCCAGCTTCTCCTGCAGAAGACACCCCGAGCCCGGGAAGGTGTGATCGTAGCTCAATGTCCCGAAGATTATCATGTCGATATCCTCCGGCTTTATCCCCGCCCTCTCGATGGCGATAACGGACGCCTCATATCCGAGGTCCGATGCTCCGGTGTCATCCTCCACGTACCTCCGCTCGACTATCCCGGTCCGCTCCTGAATCCACTTGTCGTTGGTCCTCATCACTTTTGACAGATCGTGGTTCGTCACCACCCTCTCCGGCAGGCATCTGCCGGTAGACAATATCCTGGATCTCCTCATATCTTCTCCTCTATTTTTTAAAACCTCAGAGTCTCAATATCTTCGTCATCGATCGGCCTTGCCCTAATTTCTCCTTCGATCTTATCCACGGCGCCGCCGACCCCCCCCCTGACGCTTCCCTCGTTTCGAGCCTTACTATACCTCGCCAGGATCGATATTGCAAGGGAGATATGATCGTTGTTATAATCCCCCCTCATAAGGCCCAGGGGGCCGGGGACATCCACGAGCCTTACGAAGATCGATCCGCTGCCCCCCATCTTCTCGATAATCCTGTTCTCCCCGTCGTCCCTCCCCAAGGTCAGGATCACGCCCCCGCCGAGGTGAAAGGGCCTTCCCGCCCTCATCATTGAAATATATTCCGGGGCAGGAGTCCCCTTTACCCCGTAGAGCCTCCTTATCCTTTTCGAGATGATCGGGTCGGTGAGACAGCACCCCCCTGCCGGCGCCTCGAATTGTTCTATTCCGAGGCTCCCGGCAAGAGCGATTTGGGGTTTCCTTCCCCTGCCGGAAAGTCCTAAGAGCGACCCTCGATCAACGTACCCCTCCTCCTCCAGAACGGTCGGCTCGAGGAGTCTTGCAGAGAGGGGGCGAAGCAAAATCCCCCGGCAGTCCGACTCCCGCTCGATTATCCTCAACGTGTCCCTCCTCTGGGACATGGGGCGCTGGCCCAGGACCTCCCCTGTGACTATGAGCCTTGCCTCCCCGCCTTCGGCCGTATCATCGATGTACCTCTTCGCCTCCGACACCATCATTATCTTGCAGTCGAGGCATGGATTGAAATCCTTGCCGTAGCCGTGGGGGGGATTTCCCACAATCTCGATGTATTTTTCGGAGATGTCGATAACCTCAGCTTTTATGCCGTAGAGATCGAGCATCCTCGCCTTGAATTCCCCGGCGTACTCGTCATATCCCAGACCCGGCCCCATCCCGAAGAAGGGTGTCACGAAGTTGAGCGCCAAGACATCGATCCCCATATCCATGACGAGGCGCGTCGCGAGCAGGCCGTCAAGCCCCCCCGATATGAGGGAGACCGCCCTGACGGCTTTCAGATCCACCCCCCTATCCCCCCTATCGATATCGACACACATCCCGTTTATCCGATCTCCTCTCGATATGACATTTAACGTCGCCTATATCTTTTTAACCCTGACGCCGAGGTCAACGCTCTCAACGACCTCGACCTTCTCCCCCTTCTTTATGGGGGCGTCGCTTGTGGCGTCCCACCACTCCCCGTAGACGTACGCCTTGCCTCCGTCCTCGTTGATGTCTGTCTTGGCGACCCCCCTCTTCCCGACTATCCCCTCTTTCCCGGTGCTGGGCGTCTTCAAATATGCCTTTGCCGCCAGTCCTATAACGGCGATGAAAAACGCCGCCACACATATCACCGTTACGATTATCGTCCACATAGATGGCCTCTGAAACTCCAGATTCGATTTGAAAAGCAT
It encodes:
- a CDS encoding thiamine biosynthesis protein, which gives rise to MDLKAVRAVSLISGGLDGLLATRLVMDMGIDVLALNFVTPFFGMGPGLGYDEYAGEFKARMLDLYGIKAEVIDISEKYIEIVGNPPHGYGKDFNPCLDCKIMMVSEAKRYIDDTAEGGEARLIVTGEVLGQRPMSQRRDTLRIIERESDCRGILLRPLSARLLEPTVLEEEGYVDRGSLLGLSGRGRKPQIALAGSLGIEQFEAPAGGCCLTDPIISKRIRRLYGVKGTPAPEYISMMRAGRPFHLGGGVILTLGRDDGENRIIEKMGGSGSIFVRLVDVPGPLGLMRGDYNNDHISLAISILARYSKARNEGSVRGGVGGAVDKIEGEIRARPIDDEDIETLRF
- a CDS encoding ketoacyl-ACP synthase III, whose amino-acid sequence is MRRSRILSTGRCLPERVVTNHDLSKVMRTNDKWIQERTGIVERRYVEDDTGASDLGYEASVIAIERAGIKPEDIDMIIFGTLSYDHTFPGSGCLLQEKLGIPGVAALDVRNQCTGFMYGMAIADQFVKTGMYDHVLVVGAEVHSTGLQFSDEGRDVTVIFGDGGGAAVIGVSDDENKGILSSHLHADGNGFRELWIEATSCRTFPRITHQMLDGGKVWPKMNGKNVFKNAVTRLPEVIHEALDANGLKIEDIDHLVPHQANMRINQFVAHKLGIPEEKVWHNIQRYGNTTAATIPICLDEMLEQGVIHDGDILMIAAFGAGFTWASSLVRW